One genomic window of Comamonas serinivorans includes the following:
- the lnt gene encoding apolipoprotein N-acyltransferase, translating to MPRWRACGLRLIAALGLGVAQAASIAWWGHGQAVWWLQLLSLAGLVALLHHHADTVLREPAPDTWPQQAAASRWRRTWLGLRRSGSLQAFGWGWLYATAWLTATVWWLFISMHVYGGLAAPLAALAVLALAAFLALYYGVAAAAYHRMLRALRARGLQDRVRAAWWLPLAFAALWTLAEWARGTWLTGFPWGATGYAHVDGPLVSLAPWVGVYGMGWVAAWWAALLAAVLVRLASGTRPTAPGLRGLALTTSQTMALAGSLAACAVLGLVHGGFTRPTGELSVQLLQGNIPQDEKFEFGPGINRSLAWYGQALQSSTAPLVVTAETAIPLLPTQLPTRYWQAIQAPFTQPGSARAAIVAVPLGSIEAGYTNSVRTFAAGPAGQYRYDKHHLVPFGEFIPAGFHWFVRMMNIPLGDFQRGALPQPPLAWQGERIAPNICYEDLFGEEIGAGFGDAATAPTVLLNLSNIAWFGDSIAIDQHLAISRLRALEFERPMLRATNTGTTALIDHTGRVVRALPRLTAGVLDVTVQGRDGRTPYARWVAPWGLWPLVLACLGLLAGALWRLQLWGRQADV from the coding sequence ATGCCCCGTTGGCGGGCGTGCGGCCTGCGGCTCATCGCGGCGCTGGGGCTGGGGGTGGCCCAGGCGGCCTCCATCGCCTGGTGGGGCCATGGTCAGGCCGTCTGGTGGCTGCAGCTGCTCAGCCTGGCGGGCCTGGTGGCGCTGCTGCACCACCACGCCGACACGGTCCTGCGCGAACCGGCTCCTGACACTTGGCCGCAGCAGGCCGCTGCCTCGCGCTGGCGGCGCACCTGGCTCGGCCTGCGCCGCAGCGGCAGCCTGCAGGCTTTTGGCTGGGGCTGGCTGTATGCCACGGCCTGGCTCACCGCCACCGTCTGGTGGCTGTTCATCTCCATGCACGTCTATGGCGGCCTGGCGGCGCCCCTGGCCGCGCTGGCCGTGTTGGCCCTGGCCGCTTTCCTGGCGCTGTATTACGGCGTGGCGGCTGCCGCGTACCACCGCATGCTGCGGGCCCTGCGCGCGCGCGGCCTGCAGGACCGCGTCCGCGCCGCCTGGTGGCTGCCCCTGGCGTTTGCCGCGCTGTGGACCCTGGCGGAATGGGCACGCGGCACCTGGCTCACCGGTTTTCCGTGGGGCGCCACGGGCTACGCCCATGTCGACGGGCCGCTGGTCAGCCTGGCGCCCTGGGTCGGCGTCTATGGCATGGGCTGGGTGGCCGCCTGGTGGGCGGCCCTGCTGGCCGCGGTGCTCGTGCGCCTGGCGTCCGGCACGCGGCCCACCGCGCCTGGCCTGCGTGGCCTCGCCCTCACCACCTCGCAAACCATGGCCCTGGCGGGCAGCCTGGCTGCGTGCGCGGTGCTGGGGCTGGTGCATGGGGGGTTCACGCGGCCCACGGGTGAGCTGTCGGTGCAGCTGCTGCAAGGCAACATCCCACAGGATGAGAAGTTCGAGTTCGGCCCGGGCATCAACCGCTCGCTGGCGTGGTACGGCCAGGCCCTGCAGTCGTCCACCGCCCCGCTGGTGGTGACGGCCGAAACCGCCATCCCGCTGCTGCCCACGCAGCTGCCGACCCGCTACTGGCAGGCGATCCAGGCGCCGTTCACCCAGCCGGGCAGCGCGCGTGCGGCCATCGTGGCCGTGCCGCTGGGCTCGATCGAAGCCGGCTACACCAACAGCGTGCGCACGTTTGCCGCGGGGCCAGCGGGCCAGTACCGCTACGACAAGCACCACCTCGTGCCGTTCGGCGAGTTCATCCCCGCGGGCTTTCACTGGTTCGTGCGGATGATGAACATCCCCCTGGGCGACTTTCAACGCGGGGCGCTGCCGCAGCCGCCACTGGCCTGGCAAGGCGAGCGCATCGCGCCCAACATCTGCTACGAAGACCTGTTTGGCGAGGAGATCGGCGCCGGCTTCGGCGATGCGGCCACGGCGCCCACGGTGCTGCTCAACCTGAGCAACATCGCCTGGTTCGGCGACAGCATCGCCATCGACCAGCACCTGGCCATCAGCCGCCTGCGCGCGCTCGAGTTCGAGCGCCCCATGCTGCGCGCGACCAACACCGGCACCACCGCGCTCATCGATCACACCGGCCGCGTCGTGCGCGCCCTGCCGCGCCTGACGGCCGGCGTGCTCGACGTCACCGTGCAGGGCCGCGACGGCCGCACACCGTACGCCCGCTGGGTCGCCCCCTGGGGACTGTGGCCGCTGGTGCTGGCCTGCCTGGGCTTGCTGGCAGGCGCCCTCTGGCGCCTGCAGCTGTGGGGCCGTCAAGCTGACGTTTGA
- a CDS encoding HlyC/CorC family transporter: protein MSDPHPARAERDDNRTLLQRLIEFIRPGPDSTDELMATLAEAEDKAVIGAESRVMLEGVLKLADMTAGDAMVAAPRMDLLDIEAPLKALMNEVIRTAHSRFPVFEGDRENIIGVLMAKDLLKLLRSPELNLRALLRPVVYVPETKGLNDLLREFRVRRNHLAIVVDEFGRTAGLITIEDVLEQIVGEIEDEFDEDAGDQGEVFALTDKTFRVAGDTSIERVNEAFGVDLAAAVRAQDGDEDLPDFDTIGGLVSHAMGHVPRRGEFITLANLNFFVLHTKSGAVRWFKVSPAVPADTATQIAAGL from the coding sequence GTGTCCGACCCACACCCTGCGCGCGCCGAGCGCGATGACAACCGAACCCTGTTGCAACGCCTGATCGAGTTCATCCGACCCGGTCCGGATTCCACCGACGAGCTGATGGCCACCCTGGCCGAAGCCGAAGACAAGGCGGTGATTGGCGCAGAAAGCCGGGTCATGCTAGAAGGGGTGCTCAAGCTGGCCGACATGACGGCTGGCGACGCCATGGTCGCGGCCCCACGCATGGACCTGCTGGACATCGAGGCGCCGCTCAAGGCCTTGATGAACGAGGTCATCCGCACCGCGCACTCGCGCTTCCCGGTGTTCGAAGGGGACCGCGAGAACATCATCGGCGTGCTCATGGCCAAGGACCTGCTCAAGCTCCTGCGCTCGCCCGAGCTGAACCTGCGCGCGCTGCTGCGCCCCGTGGTCTACGTGCCGGAAACCAAGGGCCTGAACGATCTGCTGCGCGAGTTCCGGGTGCGCCGCAACCACCTGGCCATCGTGGTCGATGAGTTCGGCCGCACGGCGGGCCTGATCACCATCGAGGACGTGCTCGAACAGATCGTTGGCGAGATCGAAGACGAATTCGACGAAGACGCCGGCGACCAGGGCGAGGTGTTCGCCCTCACCGACAAGACCTTCCGCGTGGCCGGTGACACCTCCATCGAGCGCGTGAACGAAGCCTTCGGCGTGGACCTGGCCGCGGCGGTGCGCGCGCAGGACGGCGACGAAGACCTGCCCGATTTCGACACCATCGGCGGCCTCGTCTCCCACGCCATGGGCCATGTGCCGCGCCGTGGCGAATTCATCACGCTGGCCAACCTCAACTTCTTCGTGCTGCACACCAAATCCGGCGCCGTGCGCTGGTTCAAGGTGTCGCCAGCCGTGCCGGCCGACACCGCGACGCAGATCGCGGCCGGCCTCTGA
- a CDS encoding GNAT family N-acetyltransferase: MIATPTPAAARPAAAPRPQGAAQTGLGRLFELVAIRPLSERHRPQILAHLMRLSARDRYLRFGYQATDEQMTRYVNGLNFDRDELHGIFNRRLELVAVSHLALPLPGEAQAVLGLPGEAHGRCAEFGVSVQTELRGQRLGSRLYEHAVRSARVHGLDQLFIHALTENAAMLRIARRHGAKVERMGSEAEAYLSLPPADMNTRVQHLVEAQLAHLDYGMKANHQQWRDLLAIVQETRVELRANRHRSAA, encoded by the coding sequence ATGATCGCTACACCCACCCCTGCAGCGGCCCGTCCGGCCGCCGCACCGCGCCCACAAGGCGCGGCACAGACTGGCCTGGGTCGATTGTTCGAGCTCGTGGCCATCCGCCCCCTGAGCGAGCGTCACCGCCCGCAGATCCTGGCGCACCTGATGCGCCTGTCCGCCCGCGACCGCTACCTGCGCTTTGGCTACCAGGCCACCGACGAGCAGATGACGCGCTATGTGAACGGCCTGAACTTCGACCGCGACGAGCTGCACGGCATCTTCAACCGCCGGCTCGAACTCGTGGCCGTGTCGCACCTGGCGCTGCCGCTGCCGGGTGAAGCCCAGGCCGTGCTGGGCCTGCCCGGCGAGGCCCATGGCCGCTGCGCCGAATTCGGCGTCTCGGTGCAGACCGAGCTGCGCGGCCAGCGCCTGGGTTCGCGCCTGTATGAGCATGCGGTGCGTTCCGCGCGCGTGCATGGCCTGGATCAGCTGTTCATCCACGCCCTGACCGAGAACGCCGCCATGCTGCGCATTGCGCGCCGCCATGGCGCCAAGGTCGAGCGCATGGGCTCGGAGGCCGAGGCCTACCTGAGCCTGCCGCCGGCCGACATGAACACGCGCGTACAGCACCTGGTCGAGGCCCAGCTGGCCCACCTGGACTACGGCATGAAGGCCAACCACCAGCAATGGCGCGACCTGCTGGCCATCGTGCAGGAAACCCGCGTGGAGCTGCGCGCGAACCGGCACCGCAGCGCAGCCTGA
- a CDS encoding NYN domain-containing protein has translation MRTVWIIDAAYLFNHGKSRPFDYLKLKNHLETLNGEPLYESYFLNSAQDTSSDDLQGFYNWLKSAPPKGPKFRVQLYKLKSMHLRCPDCGKTFDRQVQKGVDVGIATLIIKLAAQGAYDRLILCAGDGDFEDAISYVKSELRKEIWLCGSMTNLSPDLQSYADKVLWLEDMSPMIDR, from the coding sequence ATGAGAACCGTCTGGATCATCGACGCCGCCTACCTGTTCAACCACGGCAAGTCGCGCCCCTTCGACTACCTGAAGCTGAAGAACCACCTGGAAACGCTGAACGGCGAACCGCTGTACGAGAGCTACTTCCTGAACTCGGCCCAGGACACCTCGAGCGACGACCTGCAGGGCTTTTACAACTGGCTCAAGAGCGCGCCGCCCAAGGGCCCCAAGTTCCGGGTGCAGCTCTACAAGCTCAAGTCCATGCACCTGCGTTGCCCCGACTGCGGCAAGACCTTCGACCGCCAGGTGCAAAAAGGCGTGGACGTGGGCATCGCCACGCTCATCATCAAGCTGGCCGCCCAGGGCGCCTACGACCGGCTCATCCTCTGCGCCGGCGATGGCGACTTCGAGGACGCCATCTCCTACGTCAAGTCCGAGCTACGCAAGGAGATCTGGCTCTGCGGCTCGATGACCAACCTCTCGCCCGATCTGCAGTCCTATGCCGACAAGGTGCTGTGGCTCGAAGACATGAGCCCCATGATCGACCGCTGA
- the rsmA gene encoding 16S rRNA (adenine(1518)-N(6)/adenine(1519)-N(6))-dimethyltransferase RsmA, translated as MGSGHHARKRFGQHFLADEAIIHAMVREIDPRPGQAMVEIGPGLAALTQPLLDALGRLTVVEIDRDLAARLRRQAGLYVVESDVLRVDFATLAQDAHAHASAAAPDSSIQPSPTSDSRQSADTPSHKLRIVGNLPYNISTPLLFHLLQFVDAVQDQHFMLQKEVIDRMVALPATSDYGRLSVVLQWRYAMENILFVPPESFDPPPKVDSAVVRMVPRTTFEAIDRPHLEALVQVAFSQRRKLLRHTLGAWLDARGFAGTFDVQRRAEEVPVSEYVALAQATQKGLA; from the coding sequence ATGGGCAGCGGCCACCACGCGCGCAAGCGCTTCGGCCAGCACTTCCTGGCCGATGAAGCCATCATCCACGCCATGGTGCGCGAGATCGATCCGCGCCCCGGCCAGGCCATGGTCGAAATCGGCCCCGGCCTCGCCGCGCTGACGCAACCCCTGCTCGACGCCCTGGGCCGCCTGACCGTGGTCGAAATCGACCGCGACCTGGCGGCGCGCCTGCGCCGGCAGGCGGGACTGTACGTGGTGGAAAGCGATGTGCTGCGGGTGGACTTCGCCACCCTGGCCCAGGACGCGCACGCCCACGCCTCGGCCGCAGCGCCTGACAGCAGTATTCAGCCATCACCGACGTCAGACAGTCGGCAATCGGCTGATACCCCATCTCACAAGCTGCGCATCGTCGGCAACCTGCCCTACAACATCTCCACGCCGCTGCTGTTTCACCTGCTGCAGTTCGTCGACGCGGTGCAGGACCAGCACTTCATGCTGCAAAAAGAGGTGATCGACCGCATGGTGGCCCTGCCCGCCACCAGCGACTACGGCCGCCTGTCGGTGGTGCTGCAGTGGCGCTACGCGATGGAGAACATCCTCTTCGTGCCACCCGAGAGCTTCGACCCGCCGCCCAAGGTCGATTCGGCCGTGGTGCGCATGGTGCCGCGCACCACGTTCGAGGCCATCGACCGCCCCCACCTCGAGGCCCTGGTGCAGGTCGCCTTCAGCCAGCGCCGCAAGCTGCTGCGCCACACCCTGGGCGCGTGGCTGGACGCGCGCGGCTTCGCCGGGACCTTCGACGTACAGCGCCGCGCCGAAGAAGTGCCGGTGTCCGAGTACGTGGCGCTGGCCCAGGCCACCCAGAAAGGCCTGGCATGA
- a CDS encoding peptidylprolyl isomerase, producing the protein MSDSLQRKLVRHAVALAVAGLASLSASGALAQSTGNQASKPAPTQAKAKTAAKPKAQARKAPARKATGASTADKAKAAGAAAGAAAVAAPAASATVTGTSGASAAPSAKPRQADYIVALVNSEPITNNELRARIARAQQQLSQRNVAMPPEDVLRKQVLDLFISERAQVQLAKEMGLQVDQLTLDQAEASVAQQNDLPSTQALHRALRAEGISVQDFRADLQRQILLQRLRERAVEARVKVTDNDIDRFLREQAVQQGVQSVPEVNLAMILIRVPENSSPAEVAKLRERADEADKRAKAGEDFAKLAAEYSQSTNQGRDGGELGLRPVDKYPALFVSATSRLGVGGVTDVVRSDAGFHILKVIERKKGAMPTVTVPQTHARHILLNVSSPSDEASALERLRDIKRRVDAGQADFADMARQYSKDGSAKDGGDLGWANPGQFVPEFEQVMNGLAQGQVSEPLRSRFGLHLIQVLERREQPLSETDQRALARNILRERKMAEEYDVWAQEVRGRAFVEMREAPQ; encoded by the coding sequence ATGAGTGATTCCCTACAACGCAAGCTGGTGCGGCATGCCGTCGCGCTGGCGGTGGCCGGCTTGGCCAGCCTGAGCGCCTCAGGCGCCCTGGCCCAATCGACGGGCAACCAGGCCAGCAAGCCGGCCCCGACCCAGGCCAAAGCCAAGACCGCCGCCAAACCCAAGGCCCAGGCGCGCAAGGCGCCGGCCCGCAAAGCCACCGGCGCCAGCACAGCGGACAAAGCCAAGGCCGCCGGCGCTGCAGCAGGTGCAGCCGCGGTGGCCGCGCCGGCAGCCAGCGCCACCGTCACGGGCACCAGCGGCGCCTCCGCAGCCCCCAGCGCCAAGCCACGGCAGGCCGACTACATCGTCGCCCTGGTGAACAGCGAACCCATCACCAACAACGAGCTGCGAGCCCGCATCGCGCGCGCGCAGCAGCAGCTGAGCCAGCGGAACGTGGCCATGCCGCCCGAAGACGTGCTGCGCAAGCAGGTGCTGGACCTGTTCATCTCCGAGCGTGCGCAGGTGCAGCTGGCCAAGGAAATGGGGCTGCAGGTGGATCAGCTGACGCTGGACCAGGCCGAGGCCTCGGTGGCGCAGCAGAACGACCTGCCCTCGACCCAGGCCCTGCACCGGGCGCTCCGGGCCGAAGGCATCTCGGTGCAGGATTTCCGCGCCGACCTGCAGCGCCAGATCCTGCTGCAGCGCCTGCGCGAACGCGCGGTCGAAGCCCGCGTCAAGGTCACGGACAACGACATCGACCGCTTCCTGCGCGAACAGGCCGTCCAGCAGGGCGTGCAATCCGTGCCCGAGGTCAACCTGGCCATGATCCTGATCCGCGTGCCCGAAAACAGCTCGCCCGCCGAGGTGGCCAAGCTGCGCGAGCGCGCCGACGAAGCCGACAAGCGCGCCAAGGCCGGCGAAGACTTCGCCAAGCTGGCGGCCGAGTATTCCCAAAGCACCAACCAGGGCCGCGATGGGGGCGAGCTGGGCCTGCGGCCCGTTGACAAATACCCCGCCCTCTTCGTCAGCGCCACCAGCCGGCTCGGCGTGGGCGGTGTGACCGATGTGGTGCGTTCGGACGCCGGCTTTCACATCCTCAAGGTGATCGAGCGCAAGAAGGGCGCCATGCCCACGGTGACCGTGCCCCAGACGCATGCGCGGCACATCCTGCTCAACGTCAGCTCGCCGTCGGACGAAGCCTCGGCGCTGGAGCGCCTGCGCGACATCAAGCGCCGCGTCGACGCCGGTCAGGCCGACTTCGCCGACATGGCGCGCCAGTACTCCAAAGACGGCAGCGCCAAGGACGGCGGCGACCTGGGCTGGGCCAACCCCGGCCAGTTCGTGCCCGAGTTCGAGCAGGTCATGAACGGCCTGGCCCAGGGCCAGGTCAGCGAGCCGCTGCGCTCGCGCTTTGGCCTGCACCTGATCCAGGTGCTCGAGCGCCGCGAACAGCCGCTGAGCGAGACCGACCAACGTGCCCTGGCGCGCAACATCCTGCGCGAGCGCAAGATGGCCGAGGAGTACGACGTCTGGGCCCAGGAGGTGCGAGGCCGCGCCTTCGTCGAGATGCGCGAAGCACCGCAGTAA
- a CDS encoding LPS-assembly protein LptD, protein MRASLPPPRPSCLTPTALACWLLCVSGAVFAQAAPDSAQPAFGGLGLRATPSLQEQVPEGQSALIVTGDELTNRSEFEMGVRGNAQLRRPGLSVRANELHYDQFSDQATATGQVHINQQGNEFSGDRLRLRLNASQGDFSNVNYKLLANGAHGVASQATFLDSDRTLIDNATYSTCPIPTDPNAPPPWVLTADHIELDTEAQVGRASGAKLQFYGLTVLPLPNMSFPLSSNRKSGWLPPTFGLNNRSGFELTAPYYFNIAPNRDAMLFPTLLSKRGVNLGGQFRYLEDNYRGSLTASVLPGDRLANNDTRWSYALQHSHDIQTGIEAVGNLGLNLNLNRVSDDQYWRDFPRENNSAAQRVLTQRLLNSEGTLTWNRGDFSLLARAQKWQTLQDVSAPIVPPYDRLPQLAGRWAKSDFGPGLQASVDVDYTKFRADRAYTGQPNAERSFARFEISRPWEQPGWFITPKMQYHASTYRFDAPLADGRTSYSRSLPTFSLDGGLRFEREAKFGGQNYTMTLEPRSFYTYTPYRDQSQLPVYDTAAYDFNFATIYTENAFVGNDRIADNHSLTTGVTSRLLDAETGAEKLAVGIAQRYRFKDQRVTMPGVDAYSERLSDILVGGRVSWNPRWSVDSVVQYNPKLNRSIRSTIGARYSPSPYRTVSMAYRLQRGQSEQVDVGWQWPINDLWGDKGENLGAGRGQGSNRWYSVGRLNYSLRDSRLVDAVVGFEYDACCWIGRVVFERLQSTTVTATKRVLFQIEFVGFARVGSNPLQTLKDNVPRYQYLRETVETPSRFSNYE, encoded by the coding sequence ATGCGTGCCTCGCTCCCGCCACCTCGCCCCTCGTGTCTGACGCCAACGGCCCTGGCCTGCTGGCTGCTCTGCGTGTCAGGAGCGGTTTTCGCCCAGGCTGCGCCCGACAGCGCACAACCGGCCTTTGGCGGTCTGGGCCTGCGTGCCACGCCCAGCCTGCAGGAGCAGGTGCCCGAAGGCCAAAGCGCGCTCATCGTGACGGGCGACGAACTGACCAACCGCAGCGAATTTGAGATGGGCGTGCGCGGCAACGCCCAGCTGCGCCGCCCAGGGCTGAGCGTGCGTGCCAACGAGCTGCATTACGACCAGTTCAGCGACCAGGCCACCGCCACGGGCCAGGTGCACATCAACCAGCAGGGCAACGAGTTTTCGGGCGACCGCCTGCGCCTGCGCCTGAATGCCTCGCAGGGCGACTTCAGCAACGTCAACTACAAGCTGCTCGCCAATGGCGCCCACGGCGTGGCCAGCCAGGCCACGTTCCTGGACAGCGATCGCACCCTGATCGACAACGCCACCTACAGCACCTGCCCGATTCCGACCGACCCCAACGCGCCCCCGCCATGGGTGTTGACGGCCGATCACATCGAGCTGGACACCGAAGCCCAGGTGGGCCGCGCCTCGGGCGCCAAGCTGCAGTTCTACGGCCTGACCGTGCTGCCGCTGCCCAACATGAGCTTTCCGCTCTCCAGCAACCGCAAGTCCGGCTGGCTGCCCCCCACGTTCGGCCTGAACAACCGCAGCGGTTTCGAGCTGACCGCGCCGTACTACTTCAACATCGCGCCCAACCGCGATGCCATGCTGTTCCCCACCCTGCTGAGCAAGCGCGGCGTCAACCTCGGGGGCCAGTTCCGCTACCTGGAAGACAACTACCGCGGTTCGCTGACCGCCAGCGTGCTGCCCGGCGACCGCCTGGCCAACAACGACACGCGCTGGTCGTATGCGCTGCAGCACAGCCACGACATCCAGACCGGGATCGAGGCGGTCGGCAACCTGGGGCTGAACCTCAACCTCAACCGCGTCAGCGACGACCAATATTGGCGCGACTTTCCCCGTGAGAACAACTCGGCCGCACAGCGCGTGCTGACCCAGCGCCTGCTCAACAGCGAAGGCACACTGACCTGGAACCGCGGTGACTTCTCGCTGCTGGCCCGGGCCCAGAAATGGCAGACGCTGCAGGACGTGTCCGCGCCCATCGTGCCGCCCTACGACCGCCTGCCGCAGCTGGCCGGCCGCTGGGCCAAGTCCGACTTCGGTCCCGGCCTGCAGGCCTCGGTCGACGTGGACTACACCAAGTTCCGGGCCGACCGCGCCTACACCGGCCAGCCCAACGCCGAGCGATCGTTCGCGCGTTTCGAGATCAGCCGCCCCTGGGAGCAGCCGGGCTGGTTCATCACCCCCAAGATGCAGTACCACGCCAGCACCTACCGCTTCGATGCGCCCTTGGCCGATGGCCGCACCAGCTACTCGCGCAGCCTGCCCACCTTCAGCCTGGACGGCGGGCTGCGCTTTGAACGCGAAGCCAAGTTTGGCGGGCAGAACTACACGATGACGTTGGAGCCTCGGTCGTTCTACACCTATACCCCATACCGCGATCAAAGCCAGCTGCCCGTCTACGACACGGCCGCCTACGACTTCAACTTCGCCACCATCTACACCGAGAACGCGTTCGTGGGCAACGACCGCATCGCCGACAACCACTCGTTGACCACCGGCGTGACGTCGCGCCTGCTGGACGCCGAAACCGGCGCCGAGAAGCTGGCCGTGGGCATCGCCCAGCGCTACCGCTTCAAGGACCAGCGCGTGACCATGCCCGGCGTGGACGCCTACAGCGAACGCCTGTCGGACATCCTCGTGGGCGGCCGCGTCAGCTGGAACCCGCGCTGGTCGGTGGACTCCGTGGTCCAGTACAACCCCAAGCTCAACCGCTCCATCCGCAGCACCATTGGTGCGCGCTACTCGCCCAGCCCCTACCGCACCGTGAGCATGGCCTACCGCCTGCAGCGCGGCCAAAGCGAGCAGGTCGACGTGGGTTGGCAATGGCCCATCAACGACCTGTGGGGCGACAAGGGCGAAAACCTGGGCGCAGGGCGCGGACAAGGCAGCAACCGGTGGTACAGCGTCGGTCGTTTGAACTACAGTCTGCGCGACAGTCGCCTGGTGGATGCCGTGGTCGGCTTTGAATACGACGCCTGCTGCTGGATTGGCCGCGTGGTGTTCGAGCGCCTGCAGAGCACCACCGTCACCGCCACCAAGCGGGTGCTGTTCCAGATCGAATTCGTCGGTTTTGCACGTGTGGGCTCCAACCCCCTGCAGACCCTCAAGGACAACGTGCCGCGTTACCAGTACCTGCGCGAGACCGTCGAAACCCCAAGCCGTTTCAGCAACTATGAGTGA
- a CDS encoding aminoglycoside phosphotransferase family protein, producing the protein MVCFNVSAAIDKPVWDDPARQQAFEVWLRAMTASFDLKPDSLRVASADASFRRYFRIDCSGQTDGAITRIIMDAPPARENSEPFVRIARLLADAGLNVPTIHAWDEAQGFMLLTDVGTQTLLQAANLEDPAANLPQFQNALDSLLQMQQASRPGVLPSYDEAMLRRELQLFPEWYIGRHRQVTLDEAQQRTLAQVFDTLVAQNLAAPQVYVHRDFMPRNLMLPLRADEPRLAVLDFQDAVYGPITYDIASLMRDAFASWDEEFVIDVTVRYWERARKLGLMDFEDWHSDFGRFFRAVEWMGLQRHLKVAGIFARLTIRDGKPKYLADTPRFLAYIRHTAGRYRELKPLLQLVDQIEGTEAAMGWSFGRL; encoded by the coding sequence ATGGTGTGTTTCAACGTGTCCGCAGCAATTGACAAGCCCGTCTGGGACGATCCCGCGCGCCAGCAGGCGTTCGAGGTCTGGCTTCGTGCCATGACGGCGTCCTTTGACCTGAAGCCCGACAGCCTGCGGGTGGCGTCGGCCGATGCCAGCTTTCGCCGCTATTTCCGCATCGACTGCAGCGGGCAAACCGATGGCGCGATCACGCGCATCATCATGGATGCCCCGCCGGCCCGGGAGAACTCCGAACCCTTCGTGCGCATTGCCCGCCTGTTGGCCGACGCCGGCCTGAACGTGCCGACGATCCACGCCTGGGACGAAGCCCAAGGCTTCATGCTGCTGACGGACGTGGGCACGCAGACGCTGCTGCAAGCGGCAAACCTGGAGGACCCGGCGGCCAACCTGCCGCAGTTCCAGAATGCCCTGGACAGCCTGTTGCAGATGCAGCAGGCGTCGCGGCCCGGTGTGCTGCCTTCGTACGACGAGGCCATGCTGCGGCGCGAACTGCAGCTGTTCCCGGAGTGGTACATCGGCCGCCATCGGCAGGTGACCCTCGACGAGGCGCAGCAGCGCACGCTGGCGCAGGTGTTCGACACCCTGGTGGCCCAGAATCTGGCGGCCCCGCAGGTCTACGTGCACCGCGACTTCATGCCGCGCAACCTGATGCTGCCGCTGCGCGCCGACGAGCCCCGCCTGGCGGTACTGGACTTTCAGGATGCCGTCTATGGCCCCATCACCTACGACATCGCCAGCCTGATGCGCGATGCCTTTGCCAGCTGGGACGAGGAGTTCGTCATCGACGTGACCGTGCGCTACTGGGAGCGTGCGCGCAAGCTGGGCCTGATGGATTTCGAAGACTGGCACAGCGATTTCGGACGCTTTTTCCGGGCCGTCGAATGGATGGGGCTGCAGCGCCACCTCAAGGTGGCGGGCATCTTTGCACGCCTCACCATCCGCGATGGCAAGCCCAAGTACCTGGCCGACACGCCTCGTTTCCTGGCCTACATCCGCCATACCGCGGGCCGCTACCGCGAACTCAAGCCCTTGCTGCAGCTGGTTGACCAGATCGAAGGCACCGAGGCCGCCATGGGCTGGTCGTTTGGTCGCCTGTGA
- a CDS encoding 16S rRNA (uracil(1498)-N(3))-methyltransferase: MPRIHCPSPLSAGVELRLPDGAARHVQVLRHQPGDELTLFNGEGGQWTARITAMGKSSVDVQVLAHEAVERELSRAVHLWVGLTANERMDWLIEKATELGVASITPVMAERSVLKLKGDRALKRLAHWQGIAQAACEQCGRNRVPPIHEAASLAELLQRPDALSRVPGVHKAVLSLAPQPQALADWSGLQDTAPVVCLSGPEGGLTPNEDALARAHGFAPIRLGARVLRAETAPLALLSALALWHP, from the coding sequence ATGCCACGCATCCATTGCCCCAGCCCCCTGAGCGCCGGGGTCGAGCTGCGCCTGCCCGATGGGGCCGCGCGCCATGTGCAGGTGTTGCGCCACCAGCCTGGCGATGAACTCACCTTGTTCAACGGCGAGGGCGGGCAGTGGACGGCCCGCATCACGGCGATGGGCAAGTCCAGCGTGGACGTGCAGGTGCTGGCGCACGAGGCCGTCGAGCGCGAGTTGAGCCGCGCCGTGCACCTGTGGGTGGGGCTCACGGCCAATGAGCGCATGGACTGGCTGATCGAGAAAGCGACCGAGCTGGGTGTGGCGAGCATCACGCCGGTGATGGCCGAGCGCAGCGTGCTCAAGCTCAAGGGCGATCGCGCCCTCAAGCGGCTGGCGCACTGGCAAGGCATCGCGCAGGCGGCTTGCGAGCAGTGTGGCCGCAACCGGGTGCCCCCCATTCACGAGGCCGCCAGCCTGGCTGAGCTGTTGCAGCGCCCCGATGCGCTGAGCCGCGTGCCGGGGGTGCACAAAGCCGTGCTGTCTCTGGCGCCGCAACCGCAGGCGCTGGCCGACTGGTCGGGCCTTCAGGACACGGCGCCCGTGGTCTGCCTGTCCGGGCCTGAGGGCGGGCTCACCCCGAACGAAGATGCCCTGGCCCGTGCCCATGGGTTTGCGCCCATTCGCCTGGGCGCGCGCGTGCTGCGCGCCGAAACCGCACCGCTGGCCCTGTTGTCGGCGCTGGCGTTGTGGCATCCGTGA